One genomic segment of Candidatus Acidiferrales bacterium includes these proteins:
- the rpoB gene encoding DNA-directed RNA polymerase subunit beta yields MKSLNSNGQDSGRINFAKIPQRVDYPDLLDVQIQSFKKFLQEDVQAKKRKSMGLQGVFQLNFPIYDNKEHFALGFVEYSIEKPRYGVEECIEKGLTYSVTLKAKLRLASKDPDPGKEGYMEAKEQEVYLGSIPYMTDRATFIINGAERVVVSQLHRSPGVFFVETEHPNGARIWSSRVIPMRGAWLEFTTDINNILWVYIDRKKKFYATTLLRALGYEKNEDILDLFDQVEEINVSKVNLNDYVGRRLVSDVVDTKTGEVIIDTSDMSLEELKLTEEQVGIIKKANVKKLRFLKSTRKGDDPILFNTIREDSTGSSEVALKKIYQELRSVEAQDTETARGLLEKMFFSEKRYDLGNVGRYRMNAKLSLDIPTTVTVLAKDDIVAIIDYMLKLRRDEGQIDDIDHLGNRRIKTVGEQLESQFNLALTRMVRNVKERMNIHDEENFTPQGLVNARVITTVLNSFFGTSQLSQFMDQTNPLAEMTHKRRMSALGPGGLTRERAGFEVRDVHYTHYGRLCPIETPEGPNIGLISSLAVHGRVNDFGFIETPYFKVVNGVVTDEIVYLSAAQEDEYKIGQANTPVGEKGKIGTDRVRARFHGDFILEKPSEIHFMDVATNQIVSPAAALIPFLEHDDANRALMGANMQRQAVPLVSNEAPLVGTGLELKVAVDSRSLIIAQHDGVVEGVDASRIVVRYDINEKSDEVIASFEDLRTAEYKLRKFFRTNQDTTVNQKPLVNVGRRFKKGDVLADGCSTETGELALGRNVLVAFMPWHGYNFEDAVIVSEDLVAQDAFSSIHIQALETSVRDTKRGEEELTRDIPNVSEEMTKNLDENGVVRVGAEVVENDILVGKITPKGETDVTPEEKLLRAIFGDKAGDVKDASLKAPPGMRGVVIDTKLFARKKKDAESKKEEKKRLEEIEKWLKTMKGEVHGKFIDKLTEVLEGEESAGIRAKDESVAIRSGTVLKRETLEKFDDLEKLDFTEPWVENSRKNKLVEQIYKNYHTRILDLEEEARRERNKAITGDELPPGIVQLAKIYVASKRKLQVGDKMAGRHGNKGVVSIVVPKEDMPFMPDGTPVEVVLNPLGVPSRMNIGQLYETALGWAAKKLGVKYASPIFDGATWEEVQGELRKAGLDENSKTTLYDGKSGELFANEVTVGYMYMMKLDHLVEDKIHARSTGQYSLITQQPLGGKAQFGGQRFGEMEVWALEAYGASHVLQEILTVKSDDVPGRSKLFESLVKGDNTPEPGIPEAFSVLVRELQGLGLEVKVMHDGEFGRSNGK; encoded by the coding sequence TTGAAGAGTCTTAATTCTAACGGACAGGATTCAGGGCGAATAAACTTTGCAAAGATTCCTCAGAGGGTGGATTACCCTGATTTGCTCGATGTGCAGATTCAGTCTTTCAAAAAATTTCTTCAGGAAGATGTGCAGGCCAAGAAAAGGAAATCGATGGGCCTGCAGGGAGTGTTTCAGCTTAATTTCCCCATCTACGATAACAAGGAACATTTTGCCTTAGGTTTTGTCGAGTATAGCATAGAAAAGCCTCGCTACGGGGTCGAGGAGTGTATAGAGAAAGGTTTGACGTACTCCGTGACTCTTAAGGCCAAGCTTCGTTTGGCAAGCAAAGATCCCGATCCCGGCAAGGAAGGATATATGGAGGCGAAGGAGCAGGAGGTCTACCTCGGTTCTATCCCATACATGACGGATCGTGCGACCTTCATAATAAACGGAGCGGAGCGTGTCGTGGTGAGCCAGCTTCATCGGTCGCCCGGGGTGTTCTTTGTAGAAACCGAGCATCCGAACGGCGCCAGAATCTGGAGCTCGCGCGTCATTCCGATGAGGGGCGCCTGGCTTGAGTTCACGACGGACATCAATAACATATTATGGGTCTATATTGATCGCAAGAAAAAATTCTATGCGACCACTCTTCTTCGCGCTCTTGGATATGAAAAGAATGAAGACATACTCGATTTGTTTGATCAGGTTGAAGAAATCAATGTTTCCAAAGTTAACTTGAATGATTATGTGGGTAGAAGACTCGTAAGCGATGTGGTTGATACAAAAACCGGCGAGGTAATAATCGATACTTCGGATATGTCGCTTGAAGAATTAAAACTGACTGAAGAGCAGGTTGGCATAATAAAGAAGGCGAATGTAAAGAAACTCAGATTTCTAAAGAGCACTCGCAAAGGTGATGATCCGATTCTGTTCAACACGATCAGGGAAGATTCCACGGGTTCGAGTGAAGTCGCCTTGAAGAAAATTTATCAGGAACTCCGTTCCGTTGAAGCGCAGGACACTGAGACCGCGCGAGGACTTCTTGAGAAAATGTTTTTTAGTGAGAAGCGTTACGATCTCGGGAACGTCGGTCGTTATAGAATGAACGCAAAGCTCAGTCTCGATATTCCAACCACGGTTACTGTTCTTGCGAAGGATGACATCGTTGCCATCATCGATTACATGCTGAAGTTGCGGCGTGATGAAGGGCAGATCGATGACATCGATCATTTGGGAAATAGGCGTATAAAGACCGTCGGGGAGCAGTTGGAATCTCAATTCAATCTTGCTTTGACAAGAATGGTGAGAAACGTCAAGGAAAGGATGAATATTCACGATGAGGAGAACTTCACCCCGCAGGGTTTGGTAAACGCTCGCGTTATTACGACCGTCCTGAATTCATTTTTCGGGACGAGCCAGCTTTCTCAGTTCATGGACCAGACAAATCCTCTCGCCGAGATGACACATAAACGAAGAATGAGCGCTCTCGGACCGGGGGGATTGACGAGAGAGCGGGCTGGATTTGAAGTCCGCGATGTCCACTATACCCATTATGGTCGTCTATGCCCCATTGAAACACCTGAAGGCCCGAACATTGGCTTGATCTCTTCACTTGCGGTCCACGGCAGGGTGAATGACTTCGGATTCATTGAGACGCCGTATTTCAAAGTCGTCAACGGAGTCGTTACAGACGAAATCGTATACCTGAGTGCTGCGCAGGAGGATGAGTACAAAATTGGGCAGGCTAATACGCCTGTAGGCGAGAAAGGAAAAATTGGAACTGACCGCGTGCGTGCGAGGTTTCATGGAGACTTCATCCTTGAGAAGCCTTCAGAGATACATTTCATGGATGTTGCAACGAACCAGATTGTCAGCCCTGCGGCGGCTTTAATACCATTCCTCGAGCACGACGATGCGAACAGAGCACTGATGGGCGCAAACATGCAGCGTCAGGCAGTCCCTCTCGTGAGCAATGAAGCTCCTCTTGTTGGAACCGGGCTTGAACTGAAGGTTGCGGTTGACTCACGATCACTGATAATTGCGCAACACGACGGCGTCGTGGAGGGTGTAGACGCCAGCCGAATTGTGGTCAGGTATGACATAAATGAAAAATCTGATGAGGTGATTGCCAGCTTTGAAGATTTGAGAACTGCCGAATACAAGCTGCGCAAGTTCTTCAGAACGAACCAGGACACAACGGTAAACCAGAAACCTCTCGTCAATGTCGGCCGGAGGTTCAAAAAGGGCGATGTGCTTGCGGACGGATGCTCAACCGAAACCGGAGAACTCGCTCTCGGTAGAAACGTGCTTGTGGCCTTCATGCCGTGGCACGGATATAATTTCGAAGATGCGGTCATTGTCAGCGAGGACCTTGTTGCACAAGATGCATTCAGCTCGATTCACATCCAGGCGCTCGAGACCAGTGTCAGAGACACGAAGCGCGGGGAGGAAGAACTTACCCGCGATATTCCTAACGTATCGGAAGAGATGACAAAGAATCTTGATGAGAATGGCGTCGTCAGAGTCGGTGCGGAAGTTGTCGAAAACGACATCCTTGTCGGAAAGATAACTCCGAAGGGGGAAACAGATGTGACACCGGAAGAGAAACTCTTGCGTGCAATATTCGGCGACAAGGCAGGCGACGTAAAGGATGCATCTCTTAAGGCTCCTCCCGGGATGCGTGGCGTCGTAATTGATACTAAACTCTTTGCAAGGAAGAAAAAGGATGCGGAGTCGAAAAAGGAAGAGAAAAAGCGATTAGAAGAGATAGAAAAATGGTTGAAAACCATGAAGGGCGAAGTTCACGGCAAGTTCATCGACAAGCTTACTGAAGTTCTTGAGGGTGAAGAGTCCGCCGGAATACGAGCGAAAGATGAATCAGTCGCCATCCGCAGTGGGACAGTTCTCAAACGAGAAACGCTTGAGAAGTTCGACGACCTTGAGAAGCTGGACTTCACCGAGCCGTGGGTCGAAAACTCGCGCAAGAACAAACTCGTCGAGCAGATTTACAAAAATTACCACACGCGAATTCTCGACCTCGAAGAAGAGGCACGGCGTGAGAGAAATAAGGCGATCACCGGCGACGAGCTTCCCCCGGGAATTGTCCAGCTTGCAAAGATTTATGTTGCTTCGAAGCGGAAGCTGCAGGTTGGCGACAAGATGGCAGGGCGCCATGGTAATAAGGGCGTAGTCTCCATAGTTGTGCCGAAGGAGGATATGCCATTTATGCCGGACGGAACGCCCGTTGAAGTTGTCTTGAACCCCCTCGGTGTGCCGTCTCGCATGAATATCGGCCAGCTTTATGAGACTGCCCTCGGATGGGCCGCGAAGAAACTCGGAGTGAAGTACGCCTCTCCGATATTTGACGGCGCGACTTGGGAAGAAGTGCAAGGAGAACTTCGTAAAGCTGGACTCGATGAAAACTCTAAGACGACTCTTTACGATGGTAAGAGCGGAGAACTTTTTGCCAATGAAGTGACCGTCGGCTATATGTATATGATGAAGCTCGATCACCTGGTCGAGGATAAGATTCATGCCCGATCGACGGGACAGTATTCGCTGATAACTCAACAGCCGCTTGGAGGCAAGGCTCAATTCGGTGGCCAAAGGTTTGGAGAGATGGAGGTGTGGGCGCTCGAGGCTTATGGCGCGTCTCACGTGCTCCAGGAAATCCTCACCGTGAAGAGCGACGATGTCCCCGGACGGTCCAAGCTATTTGAATCTCTTGTCAAAGGTGACAACACGCCTGAACCGGGAATTCCGGAGGCATTTAGTGTCCTGGTACGTGAGCTTCAAGGTCTAGGACTCGAAGTGAAAGTTATGCACGATGGTGAATTTGGACGAAGCAATGGCAAGTAA
- the rplJ gene encoding 50S ribosomal protein L10, whose protein sequence is MKRNEKEQIVAEVTDLMSNSSSLFFTDFAGMTVAESNELRREFQKNGVKYKVVKNTLIKKAMLGFSSDQSVNEYMVGQTAVAFGSDDPTTPAKVLKKFFDKNQKPTTKAFVVDKQVFDGKRLAEFASMPSKAEVVASILGSLQSPIAGIAGSISAVMRDLVMVIDAVGEKLPQQAS, encoded by the coding sequence ATGAAAAGGAACGAAAAGGAACAGATCGTCGCTGAAGTGACGGACCTGATGTCCAATTCGAGCAGCCTTTTCTTCACCGACTTTGCCGGAATGACCGTTGCGGAAAGCAATGAACTGCGCCGGGAGTTCCAGAAAAACGGAGTGAAGTATAAGGTCGTCAAGAATACATTGATCAAGAAGGCCATGCTAGGTTTTTCGTCCGATCAAAGTGTGAACGAGTACATGGTCGGACAGACTGCCGTAGCATTTGGGAGTGACGACCCTACTACACCGGCGAAAGTTCTGAAGAAATTCTTTGACAAGAATCAGAAACCCACGACAAAGGCTTTTGTCGTTGACAAGCAGGTTTTTGATGGGAAAAGGCTTGCCGAATTTGCATCGATGCCGTCGAAAGCGGAGGTTGTCGCCTCAATTCTCGGCAGTTTGCAGTCGCCGATCGCGGGAATAGCCGGATCGATTTCTGCAGTAATGCGCGACCTAGTTATGGTGATTGATGCCGTAGGGGAAAAGCTCCCGCAACAGGCATCATAG
- the rplL gene encoding 50S ribosomal protein L7/L12 — MSEVVQNLVEKISQLTLLEASELKKALEDKFGVTAAAPVVIAGGAGAAAAAAPAAEEKTEFDVHLASTGAQKINVIKVVRAATGLGLKEAKDLVDGAPKVVKEGLSKADAEKLKKELEEAGATVELK; from the coding sequence ATGTCAGAAGTTGTCCAAAATCTGGTAGAAAAAATAAGCCAACTTACTCTCTTAGAAGCGTCGGAATTAAAGAAAGCACTGGAGGATAAATTTGGCGTCACAGCGGCAGCTCCGGTCGTGATTGCCGGAGGGGCAGGCGCCGCCGCTGCCGCAGCTCCCGCTGCAGAGGAGAAAACAGAATTCGATGTTCACCTGGCAAGCACCGGTGCGCAAAAGATAAATGTGATTAAGGTGGTGCGTGCAGCAACGGGTCTCGGTCTCAAAGAAGCAAAGGACCTTGTTGACGGCGCTCCAAAAGTAGTTAAAGAAGGGTTATCCAAGGCAGACGCGGAAAAGCTGAAAAAAGAATTAGAAGAGGCTGGAGCAACTGTCGAGCTGAAGTAA
- the rplA gene encoding 50S ribosomal protein L1, giving the protein MKHSKRFTEVSKQIEKSKEYSVDEAVEKIKTTAKAKFDETIDIAIRLGVDPRHADQAIRGTVSLPHGIGKKVRVLVLTKQVQKQDEAKQSGADHVGFDDYIKKLQEGWADIDVIVSTPDSMADVGKLGKVLGPKGLMPNPKSGTVTMDVGKAVTEIKAGKIEFRVDKAGNLHSVVGKASFDKQKLVDNVNTFLAAINRLKPASAKGQYIKTVAISSTMGPSVKIDKTVASAIH; this is encoded by the coding sequence ATGAAACATAGCAAGCGGTTCACGGAAGTATCAAAACAAATTGAAAAATCAAAAGAGTATTCGGTCGACGAGGCGGTGGAAAAAATCAAAACAACCGCCAAGGCCAAGTTCGACGAAACGATTGACATAGCGATTCGGCTGGGTGTCGATCCGCGTCATGCCGATCAGGCAATTCGTGGCACGGTTTCTTTGCCACATGGCATCGGAAAAAAAGTGCGCGTTTTGGTCTTGACGAAACAAGTGCAGAAACAGGACGAAGCTAAGCAGTCCGGCGCAGACCATGTTGGCTTCGATGATTACATCAAGAAGCTCCAGGAAGGCTGGGCGGATATAGATGTAATAGTTTCTACGCCCGATTCTATGGCAGACGTTGGAAAACTGGGCAAGGTGCTCGGTCCGAAAGGTTTGATGCCTAATCCGAAAAGCGGAACGGTCACGATGGACGTTGGCAAAGCCGTCACAGAAATTAAGGCTGGAAAAATCGAGTTCAGGGTTGACAAGGCTGGAAATTTGCACTCGGTCGTGGGCAAAGCATCGTTCGATAAGCAAAAGCTTGTCGATAACGTGAATACATTTCTTGCTGCGATCAACCGCCTGAAGCCCGCTTCTGCCAAAGGTCAGTACATAAAGACCGTCGCTATATCATCGACGATGGGCCCGTCCGTCAAGATTGACAAGACGGTTGCTTCAGCAATTCATTGA
- the rpsL gene encoding 30S ribosomal protein S12 — MPTINQLIRQGRRRLLLKGKSPALQGSPQKRGVCTRVYTTTPKKPNSALRKVARVRLVHGIEVTAYIPGEGHNLQEHSIVLIRGGRVKDLPGVRYHIIRGTLDTAGVTDRKQGRSKYGAKKPKASA; from the coding sequence TTGCCGACAATTAACCAACTGATAAGGCAGGGGAGAAGAAGACTCCTCCTGAAAGGTAAGTCCCCCGCGCTTCAGGGAAGCCCGCAAAAGCGAGGTGTATGCACCCGCGTTTATACTACCACACCAAAGAAGCCGAATTCGGCTCTCCGCAAAGTTGCGCGCGTTAGACTGGTACACGGAATTGAAGTGACAGCCTATATCCCGGGAGAGGGACACAATCTTCAGGAACACTCTATCGTTTTGATTAGGGGCGGCCGCGTGAAAGATCTCCCAGGCGTGCGTTACCACATCATCAGAGGCACCCTTGATACTGCCGGCGTAACGGACAGGAAGCAGGGCAGATCAAAGTACGGTGCCAAGAAGCCTAAAGCTTCTGCATAA
- the rpsG gene encoding 30S ribosomal protein S7 — MRKKRSDRRQVIPDPKYNDVFIAKFVNNIMSCGKKHLARRILYDALDVVEQRTKNNPLDVFRKALTNVQPIIEVRARRVGGATYQVPSEVRPERSLALGMRWLIRYARDRKDKSMSLKLAAEIIAASNGEGNAIKKREDTHKMAEANKAFAHYRW; from the coding sequence ATGAGGAAAAAACGCTCTGATAGGCGTCAGGTCATACCTGACCCAAAATATAACGATGTGTTCATTGCGAAATTTGTGAACAACATCATGAGTTGCGGCAAGAAACATCTGGCACGTCGGATATTATATGACGCACTCGATGTCGTCGAACAGCGCACGAAGAACAATCCGCTCGACGTTTTCAGGAAAGCCCTGACTAATGTTCAACCGATTATCGAAGTCCGGGCAAGAAGAGTCGGTGGAGCTACGTATCAGGTTCCGAGCGAAGTTCGTCCGGAAAGAAGTCTCGCTCTCGGAATGAGGTGGCTCATCAGATATGCACGAGATCGAAAAGATAAATCGATGTCGCTTAAACTTGCCGCCGAGATAATCGCAGCTTCCAATGGAGAAGGGAACGCGATAAAGAAACGTGAAGACACACACAAGATGGCTGAGGCAAATAAAGCGTTTGCTCATTATAGATGGTGA
- the rpoC gene encoding DNA-directed RNA polymerase subunit beta', with the protein MPNFEFRREAQQTRRVITGIRISLASPDAIIDRSHGEVTKPETINYRSYRPEKDGLFCEKIFGPVRDWECHCGKYKKIRYKGIVCDRCGVEVTQKSVRRERMGHITLATPVVHIWYLRSLPSKIGNLLGMSTKDLEKVVYYESYVVVQPGAATDLTEGELLTEEQYYELLEKYPHNNELDDTDSRKVVIKIGGEAIKEMLKRVDVDELSEKLRVGARTEKSEQKRLDLLKRLKVAEAFRSRDGEEFINKPEWMVLEVIPVIPPELRPLVPLEGGRFATSDLNDLYRRVIIRNNRLKRLIDIKAPEVILRNEKRMLQEAVDALLDNSRRISAVNSDSQRALKSLSDVLKGKQGRFRQNLLGKRVDYSGRSVIVVGPELKLHECGLPKDMAVELFKPMIIRKLLERGEAKTAKTARRLVDRKVKEVWEVLPSIVEGHPVMLNRAPTLHRLGIQAFQPVLVDAKAIRLHPLVCTAFNADFDGDQMAVHVPLSFEAQLEARILMLSSHNLLSPAHGKPIVHPTQDMVLGLYYLTKIRKSGSESSTVCFASIDEIRLLLEWKKISYHDPIKFKIAGEFIDTTPGRVLFNEIVPGELGFINEVLTKSKIISIIAESYKKAGPLKTAKFLDDLKELGFETATAAGLSINVSDVIIPEVKRKFIDISDREVKEIEASYEGGFITAGERYNKIIDVWQRATNLVSDAAYKTLSVSKEGFNSIWMMLDSGARGSKDQVKQLAAMRGLMAKPQKSLTGQVGDLIENPIIANFREGLSILEYFISTHGARKGLADTAMKTADAGYLTRRLVDVSQDVVIASDDCGTIRGISVSAIKDGERVQETLVERILGRVALYDVIDPLTNEIILKGGEEITEDLAEKIANTAIDSVDIRSVLTCEAPRGVCAKCYGRNLATGKMVEIGDAVGIIAAQSIGEPGTQLTLRTFHTGGVASVESQESNVIAPSEGRLRFENMQPLVDYANRTTGKPEKVLLGRHGVIHILDKDNRAIKKMDVPQGAHLLLAEGAAVNKGDLVYQWDPYNTLILTEFGGKVRWVDLKKDGTYREQTDEQTGQVEKVVIESIDKNVTPSVEILHGNKVRRTYNLPVGAHIVVEDGEEVQSGETLAKKPKELSRVRDVTTGLPRVQELFEARAPQDPATVSEIDGYISFGGQSRGTKEVIVTSADGKDRKTYKVSLRQHILVQENDFVIAGERLTDGPIDPHDILKIKGPADVQKYLLDEIQEVYRQQNVTINDKHIEVIVRQMFQRVRVVDSGDTPFLEGDIADVHRIREENAGISKKVVVSAKGDSKYRVGQIVERALVMAKNRDLRRAKKKVAEFRDAVPATSEDVLLGITSAALSTDSFISAASFQETTKVLTDASVEGKLDKLIGLKENVIIGQLIPAGTGLKKFRNLILTEAEILEKEGEPEEEEVPSQKVAS; encoded by the coding sequence ATGCCTAATTTTGAATTCCGCCGTGAAGCGCAGCAAACGCGCAGAGTTATTACCGGTATCCGGATAAGTCTCGCATCTCCGGATGCGATTATCGACCGTTCACACGGCGAAGTCACAAAGCCTGAAACCATAAACTACAGATCTTATCGTCCTGAAAAAGATGGGCTCTTCTGTGAGAAAATATTTGGACCGGTCAGAGACTGGGAGTGCCACTGCGGTAAGTACAAGAAGATCAGATACAAGGGAATTGTATGCGATCGTTGCGGTGTCGAGGTCACGCAGAAGAGCGTACGTCGTGAGAGAATGGGGCATATAACGCTCGCGACTCCCGTCGTTCATATATGGTACTTGCGTTCATTGCCGAGCAAAATCGGAAACCTTCTCGGCATGTCGACTAAGGATTTGGAAAAGGTGGTTTATTATGAATCCTACGTCGTGGTACAACCAGGTGCTGCCACTGATCTCACAGAAGGTGAGTTGCTTACCGAAGAACAATATTACGAATTACTTGAGAAGTATCCTCACAACAATGAGCTTGACGATACGGACTCCAGAAAAGTCGTGATCAAGATAGGCGGTGAAGCCATCAAAGAGATGTTGAAGAGGGTGGATGTCGATGAGCTGAGCGAAAAACTTCGCGTCGGCGCGCGTACCGAAAAGTCCGAGCAGAAAAGGCTTGATTTGCTCAAACGGCTTAAAGTCGCGGAGGCGTTCAGATCAAGAGACGGGGAAGAGTTTATTAACAAGCCGGAGTGGATGGTCCTTGAAGTCATACCGGTCATCCCGCCCGAACTGCGTCCTTTGGTTCCGCTTGAGGGCGGCAGGTTTGCCACAAGCGACCTTAATGATTTGTACAGGCGTGTGATTATTAGGAACAATCGGTTGAAGAGATTGATCGACATAAAAGCGCCGGAAGTGATTTTGCGCAATGAAAAAAGAATGCTGCAGGAAGCCGTCGATGCATTGCTCGACAATAGCCGCAGAATAAGTGCAGTCAACTCGGACAGCCAGCGCGCGCTGAAATCTCTCTCCGATGTTCTTAAAGGGAAGCAGGGAAGGTTCAGACAGAACTTGCTCGGAAAGCGTGTTGACTATAGCGGTCGATCTGTTATTGTGGTCGGCCCTGAGCTTAAGCTGCATGAGTGCGGTTTGCCGAAAGATATGGCGGTAGAACTTTTCAAGCCGATGATCATCCGAAAACTTTTGGAGCGCGGCGAAGCGAAAACGGCTAAGACTGCACGGAGACTTGTCGATAGAAAAGTAAAGGAAGTTTGGGAGGTCCTGCCGTCCATCGTTGAAGGTCATCCGGTTATGTTGAACCGTGCGCCGACTTTACATAGACTTGGCATCCAGGCCTTCCAGCCGGTCCTGGTCGATGCGAAGGCGATAAGATTGCATCCGTTGGTCTGCACGGCGTTCAATGCGGACTTCGATGGCGACCAGATGGCAGTGCACGTACCACTGTCTTTTGAGGCTCAACTCGAAGCGCGCATTCTGATGCTGTCGAGTCATAATTTGCTTTCTCCTGCACACGGTAAGCCGATCGTGCATCCAACGCAAGACATGGTGCTCGGGCTATACTATCTCACAAAAATAAGAAAGAGCGGCTCCGAATCTTCTACAGTGTGCTTTGCATCTATTGACGAAATTCGGCTTTTGCTGGAGTGGAAAAAAATCAGCTACCACGATCCGATCAAGTTCAAAATAGCCGGTGAGTTTATTGATACGACGCCCGGTAGAGTCTTGTTCAATGAAATCGTGCCCGGTGAGCTTGGATTCATAAACGAGGTTCTCACCAAGAGCAAAATCATTTCAATCATTGCGGAGTCATATAAGAAAGCGGGACCGCTTAAGACTGCGAAATTTCTCGATGACCTGAAGGAGCTCGGCTTTGAAACTGCAACTGCTGCCGGGCTTTCGATTAACGTCAGCGACGTGATAATTCCGGAGGTCAAGAGAAAGTTCATCGACATATCTGACCGCGAAGTTAAAGAGATAGAAGCCAGCTATGAAGGTGGCTTCATCACTGCCGGAGAGCGGTACAATAAGATCATCGACGTCTGGCAGAGAGCGACCAACCTGGTAAGCGACGCGGCGTATAAGACTCTGTCAGTATCCAAAGAAGGTTTCAATTCAATATGGATGATGCTTGATTCCGGCGCCCGAGGTTCGAAGGATCAGGTTAAGCAGCTTGCAGCGATGCGCGGCCTGATGGCGAAACCTCAGAAATCTCTCACGGGCCAGGTCGGTGACCTTATCGAGAACCCGATCATCGCGAATTTCCGTGAGGGACTTTCGATTCTGGAGTACTTCATCTCGACGCACGGTGCGAGGAAAGGTCTTGCAGATACCGCCATGAAAACTGCCGATGCAGGCTACCTTACACGAAGACTTGTCGATGTTTCTCAGGATGTTGTTATTGCAAGCGATGATTGCGGGACAATCAGAGGTATTTCAGTCAGCGCCATCAAAGACGGCGAGCGCGTTCAAGAAACTCTGGTGGAACGTATTCTCGGCCGTGTCGCTTTATACGACGTAATTGATCCTCTGACAAACGAGATTATCCTCAAAGGCGGCGAGGAAATTACCGAAGATCTCGCGGAGAAAATTGCAAACACCGCGATCGACAGCGTGGACATTCGTTCGGTGCTCACGTGCGAGGCTCCTCGCGGAGTCTGCGCTAAATGCTACGGGCGAAACCTCGCAACGGGCAAGATGGTGGAGATCGGAGACGCGGTCGGAATCATTGCTGCTCAGAGCATCGGTGAACCCGGTACTCAATTGACATTGCGCACGTTCCATACTGGCGGCGTCGCAAGCGTGGAGTCGCAGGAGTCGAATGTTATTGCGCCTTCCGAGGGAAGATTAAGATTCGAAAACATGCAGCCGCTGGTTGATTATGCTAACCGTACAACCGGAAAGCCTGAGAAAGTATTGTTGGGACGCCATGGCGTCATACACATTCTCGATAAAGACAATCGCGCCATAAAGAAGATGGACGTGCCTCAAGGTGCACACTTGCTTCTTGCAGAAGGCGCCGCTGTCAATAAAGGTGATTTGGTATATCAATGGGATCCGTACAACACGTTGATATTGACTGAATTCGGCGGCAAAGTTCGTTGGGTTGATTTGAAGAAGGACGGAACATACCGCGAACAAACGGATGAACAAACGGGCCAGGTTGAAAAAGTCGTCATAGAAAGCATCGATAAAAATGTGACGCCATCCGTGGAAATTCTCCATGGCAACAAAGTAAGGCGGACTTACAACCTGCCTGTGGGTGCCCATATCGTCGTCGAAGACGGTGAGGAAGTGCAGTCCGGCGAAACGCTTGCGAAGAAACCGAAAGAATTGTCGCGTGTTCGCGACGTGACTACCGGTCTTCCAAGAGTACAGGAATTATTTGAAGCCCGTGCCCCTCAAGACCCTGCCACCGTTAGCGAAATAGACGGTTACATCAGTTTCGGTGGACAATCAAGAGGAACAAAGGAAGTCATAGTTACCAGCGCGGACGGAAAAGACAGAAAAACCTATAAGGTGTCCCTGCGTCAGCACATTCTGGTACAAGAGAATGATTTTGTCATTGCCGGCGAGCGGTTAACGGACGGCCCGATCGATCCTCATGATATTTTGAAAATCAAAGGACCTGCTGATGTCCAGAAGTATCTTCTGGACGAGATACAGGAAGTTTACCGGCAGCAGAACGTTACAATCAACGATAAGCACATCGAAGTAATTGTGCGTCAGATGTTTCAGCGAGTTCGCGTCGTCGATTCCGGGGACACTCCGTTCCTTGAAGGTGACATTGCGGATGTTCACAGGATTCGAGAAGAGAACGCCGGGATCAGCAAGAAGGTCGTCGTCTCTGCAAAAGGTGATTCCAAATACAGGGTCGGCCAAATTGTGGAGCGTGCCCTGGTTATGGCGAAGAATCGTGACCTAAGGCGCGCAAAAAAGAAAGTTGCCGAGTTTCGCGATGCGGTTCCTGCAACCTCGGAGGATGTTCTGCTCGGAATAACTTCTGCCGCGCTTTCGACTGACAGCTTCATATCTGCGGCTTCGTTCCAGGAAACGACAAAAGTCTTGACCGACGCCTCTGTCGAAGGAAAACTCGATAAGCTTATCGGTTTGAAAGAGAATGTCATCATCGGGCAGCTGATTCCCGCTGGAACCGGCCTTAAGAAATTCCGCAATTTGATCCTGACTGAAGCGGAGATACTTGAAAAGGAAGGTGAACCTGAGGAGGAAGAAGTGCCCAGCCAGAAGGTTGCCTCCTGA